One part of the Mariniblastus fucicola genome encodes these proteins:
- a CDS encoding glycosyltransferase family 2 protein: MIACFFITISALIQLLLTVWYRNQMRQRPRPTLLPAEEQHSTWIVFGVRGADPTLADAVRSLLNQNFREYKICVVVDSQLDPANSILQSVANESRLLIRHLQNPLSTCTLKCSAIAEGVERVLEVDPDVKYFVMVDADSDPPPNMIATLTGALYSNPQAGLASGNQWFEPKAPSSVGSMVRSMWYAGALFFSMLFQNPWAGAYAMRASDIRETGLISVWRKSAVDDGPLKQLLAKQNLSCLSLPSMVMVNRESCTLGFVTRWMSRILTWSRIHEPGFWLTAIQMTFASSLIVAIFSTLGWAIWAGDVSMVLWTTLSIVASGIMSVLAWTTIRRSVIETSDSAIGLEPIGVPRFVGALLVVAVAQAVYAIACIRAIVARKITWRGVTYLIQGRSLRLDQYVPFEGEGESKHSI; this comes from the coding sequence ATGATTGCCTGTTTTTTCATCACGATCAGTGCTCTGATTCAACTGCTACTGACAGTCTGGTATCGCAATCAAATGCGACAACGACCGAGGCCAACGCTGCTGCCTGCCGAAGAACAGCACTCAACCTGGATCGTGTTTGGCGTCCGCGGAGCTGATCCGACTTTGGCTGACGCAGTCCGTTCCCTGTTGAATCAGAACTTTCGCGAATACAAAATCTGTGTTGTCGTCGATAGCCAATTGGATCCTGCGAATTCCATTTTGCAAAGCGTCGCCAACGAATCACGATTGCTGATTCGACATCTTCAAAACCCGTTGTCGACCTGTACGCTGAAATGTAGTGCGATCGCGGAAGGAGTAGAACGTGTCTTGGAAGTTGATCCGGACGTGAAATATTTTGTGATGGTGGATGCCGATTCCGATCCGCCACCGAACATGATCGCGACTTTGACCGGAGCCTTGTACTCGAATCCGCAAGCGGGACTCGCCAGTGGAAATCAATGGTTCGAGCCCAAAGCTCCTTCCTCGGTTGGTTCGATGGTTCGAAGTATGTGGTACGCGGGAGCCCTTTTCTTCTCAATGCTTTTTCAAAACCCATGGGCCGGTGCGTACGCAATGCGAGCCTCTGACATTCGCGAGACCGGGTTGATCAGCGTTTGGCGAAAGTCGGCCGTTGACGATGGGCCGCTCAAACAACTCTTGGCGAAACAGAACCTGAGCTGTTTGTCGCTGCCTTCGATGGTGATGGTGAATCGCGAATCCTGCACATTAGGTTTTGTGACGCGATGGATGTCGAGGATACTAACCTGGTCCAGAATTCACGAACCCGGGTTCTGGCTCACAGCAATACAAATGACGTTTGCGTCGTCATTGATCGTCGCAATCTTCTCAACGTTGGGCTGGGCGATCTGGGCCGGCGACGTTTCGATGGTGCTATGGACAACGCTTTCGATCGTCGCCAGCGGAATCATGTCCGTCCTGGCCTGGACCACGATTCGGCGCAGCGTGATCGAGACTTCAGATTCTGCGATTGGGCTCGAACCAATCGGAGTTCCACGATTCGTGGGAGCTCTGTTGGTGGTCGCAGTGGCACAAGCGGTTTACGCGATCGCTTGCATTCGGGCGATCGTTGCGAGGAAAATTACGTGGCGCGGCGTCACCTATTTGATTCAGGGTCGCAGTCTTCGTTTGGACCAGTACGTGCCATTCGAAGGCGAAGGCGAGTCCAAGCATTCGATCTAG
- a CDS encoding S9 family peptidase, whose amino-acid sequence MIQKFKSIAFYVGILSLLFAMQLNAQQDLSKKQLEHTDYDRWSTMSRSTVSHDGNWAMFGVQNGASDGEATITFRSLVSDKQYVVERGSGARFTPDSKFALYRITPSKKQLKKLRKEKAKPSELPKAVFQVLNLESGDLTTIENVKSFQTPEENGDWVACLLEKPDARDQLKTQKASVKETYEVTEKGLKRPAKPWKLKKRPSNPSTEKQEETKSKKKSSKESKNKSSGKGEKETSKEGSKSKTDATEKKDKKLGTQLALVNLSTGVQRTFPNVTSFRFSKFGDSFAFATSAETGKKKEKSASNKNEKSSKGEKESDSEVEANPDELDGVYLIELDTLKKTKIAEGLGNYKRFAFNEDGSQLAFLSDKDDYESETPSWSLYHWKSRSKVAKKIAHEGESGIPDGWWVASGSSQQFSEDGKRLYFDTAPIPDQVLKERKTDKKEEDEDTVKLDVWHWQDPQLQPQQILQADRERRRDYRAAWILKSKKIVQLATLEIPNISIDVRSKSKLALANTNLPYQKMMSWDVPGFSDAYLVNLDTGEHDQILQKVKWFASMSPTGKYITWFDGEEQAWFAKSTSDLDGKPTQISKGIKYPLFDELHDTPSLARSYGSAGWLNDDEGLLVYDRYDIWKLDPTGEEKPVCITDGEGRKNEIRYRYVRLDREQRFIDPEQPMMLSSFNTETKASGYSQLKLEIDEEDEQESSPLTKLIMLEENVSGLSKAKDADRVIFTRSTFRMSPDLWHSDMSFKKIHRLSDMNPQQEDYSWGTAELVKWDSADGDELDGILYKPDGFDPAKKYPLMVYFYERNSDNLHRYYSPAAGRSIINFSFYTSRGYVVFIPDIPYTTGEPGQSAANAILPGVEHLIEQGFVDESKVGMQGHSWGGYQTAYLVTQTDMFACAESGAPVSNMTSAYGGIRWSSGMSRMFQYERTQSRIGEDLWSAREKYIRNSPVFYADKINTPLLILHNDQDGAVPWYQGIELFVALRRLEKPAWMLNYNGNPHWVMGDKNRRDFAIRMQQFFDHHLMDAPEPEWMAFGVPAVKKGKEFGLELLEPEVESSEENSEEANSED is encoded by the coding sequence ATGATTCAAAAATTCAAATCGATCGCTTTTTACGTTGGCATATTGTCTCTTTTGTTCGCGATGCAGCTCAATGCCCAGCAAGACCTATCCAAAAAACAGCTAGAGCATACTGACTACGACCGTTGGAGTACGATGTCGCGATCGACCGTTTCCCACGATGGCAATTGGGCGATGTTCGGAGTCCAAAACGGTGCGAGCGACGGCGAAGCAACGATTACATTCCGCAGCCTGGTTTCGGACAAGCAATATGTCGTCGAGCGCGGATCCGGTGCCAGGTTTACGCCAGATAGCAAGTTCGCTCTTTACCGAATCACGCCTTCGAAAAAGCAGCTGAAGAAGCTTCGCAAAGAAAAAGCCAAGCCTTCTGAACTCCCCAAAGCGGTCTTTCAAGTCCTGAACCTCGAGTCGGGCGATCTGACGACGATTGAGAATGTAAAATCTTTTCAAACACCTGAAGAAAATGGCGACTGGGTCGCCTGCCTGCTGGAGAAACCTGATGCCCGCGATCAATTGAAAACGCAAAAGGCGTCTGTCAAAGAAACCTACGAGGTAACCGAGAAAGGACTTAAACGTCCCGCAAAACCATGGAAACTGAAGAAGCGTCCTTCAAATCCATCGACGGAAAAACAAGAAGAAACAAAGTCGAAGAAAAAGTCATCCAAGGAATCGAAGAACAAGAGTTCTGGGAAAGGCGAAAAAGAAACTTCCAAGGAAGGCTCCAAGTCCAAAACAGATGCGACAGAAAAGAAAGACAAGAAACTGGGGACGCAACTCGCACTTGTGAACCTGTCTACGGGAGTCCAACGCACGTTTCCCAATGTGACGTCGTTCAGATTTAGCAAGTTTGGCGATTCGTTCGCGTTCGCAACTTCGGCTGAAACTGGCAAGAAGAAAGAAAAATCAGCCTCGAACAAGAATGAAAAATCCAGCAAAGGCGAGAAGGAATCAGATTCAGAAGTCGAAGCAAACCCAGACGAACTCGACGGCGTTTACTTGATTGAACTCGATACGCTGAAGAAAACAAAGATCGCTGAAGGACTCGGGAACTACAAGAGATTTGCTTTCAACGAAGACGGTTCGCAACTCGCGTTTCTCTCAGACAAAGACGACTACGAATCAGAAACACCTTCCTGGTCGCTCTACCATTGGAAATCGCGATCGAAAGTCGCGAAAAAAATTGCTCATGAAGGCGAATCAGGCATTCCGGATGGATGGTGGGTTGCTTCGGGTTCGTCTCAGCAATTCTCGGAAGACGGAAAGCGTCTCTATTTCGACACAGCTCCGATTCCCGACCAAGTCTTGAAGGAGCGAAAAACGGACAAGAAAGAAGAAGACGAAGATACCGTGAAATTGGATGTCTGGCATTGGCAGGATCCACAGCTTCAACCGCAGCAAATTCTTCAGGCAGATCGAGAACGCAGAAGAGACTATCGGGCCGCGTGGATTCTGAAGTCGAAAAAAATCGTGCAGTTGGCGACTCTGGAAATCCCCAACATTTCGATCGACGTCAGAAGCAAATCCAAACTCGCGTTAGCAAATACAAATCTGCCTTACCAAAAAATGATGTCTTGGGATGTACCAGGATTCAGCGACGCCTACCTGGTCAATCTCGACACCGGCGAGCACGATCAAATTCTTCAGAAAGTCAAATGGTTCGCTTCCATGTCACCAACGGGGAAGTACATCACCTGGTTTGACGGCGAAGAACAGGCTTGGTTTGCGAAATCGACATCGGACCTCGACGGCAAACCGACTCAAATCAGTAAAGGCATAAAGTATCCACTGTTTGATGAACTTCACGACACGCCAAGCCTCGCTCGATCGTACGGATCGGCAGGTTGGCTGAACGATGACGAAGGTCTACTTGTCTACGATCGCTACGATATCTGGAAACTCGATCCGACTGGCGAAGAAAAGCCCGTATGCATCACCGACGGGGAAGGTCGGAAGAATGAAATCCGCTACCGCTATGTGAGACTCGATCGCGAGCAGCGTTTCATCGATCCTGAACAGCCGATGATGCTCAGTTCGTTCAACACCGAAACCAAAGCCAGTGGCTATTCTCAATTGAAACTGGAAATTGATGAAGAAGACGAACAAGAGTCTTCACCGCTGACAAAGTTGATCATGCTGGAAGAGAATGTCAGTGGATTGAGCAAAGCGAAAGATGCCGATCGAGTCATTTTCACTCGCAGCACCTTCCGCATGAGCCCTGATTTGTGGCACAGCGATATGAGTTTCAAAAAGATTCATCGCCTTAGTGATATGAATCCGCAACAGGAAGACTATTCATGGGGAACGGCTGAGCTGGTCAAATGGGATAGCGCCGATGGCGACGAACTGGATGGGATACTCTACAAGCCAGACGGTTTTGATCCGGCAAAGAAATATCCGCTGATGGTTTACTTTTACGAGCGGAATTCGGACAACCTGCATCGCTACTACTCACCGGCGGCAGGACGTTCGATCATTAACTTCAGCTTCTACACCAGCCGCGGATATGTGGTTTTCATTCCGGATATTCCATACACGACCGGCGAGCCAGGCCAAAGCGCAGCCAATGCGATCCTGCCTGGCGTCGAACATTTGATCGAGCAAGGCTTTGTCGATGAATCGAAAGTCGGCATGCAAGGACACAGTTGGGGCGGCTATCAAACGGCCTATCTGGTTACGCAAACCGACATGTTCGCCTGTGCCGAATCGGGAGCTCCGGTTTCCAATATGACCAGCGCGTACGGTGGCATTCGCTGGAGCAGCGGCATGAGCCGGATGTTCCAATACGAGCGAACGCAAAGCCGAATTGGTGAAGACCTTTGGTCGGCACGCGAAAAGTACATTCGAAACTCTCCCGTTTTCTACGCGGATAAAATTAATACACCGCTATTGATTCTGCACAATGATCAGGACGGAGCTGTTCCGTGGTATCAAGGAATTGAGCTTTTCGTTGCATTGCGTCGTTTGGAAAAACCGGCTTGGATGCTGAACTACAACGGCAACCCGCACTGGGTAATGGGCGACAAAAACCGTCGCGATTTCGCGATCCGAATGCAGCAGTTCTTCGATCACCATCTGATGGATGCCCCTGAGCCTGAATGGATGGCGTTCGGAGTTCCAGCCGTCAAGAAGGGAAAAGAATTCGGGTTGGAGTTGCTCGAACCCGAAGTCGAATCTTCAGAAGAGAATTCGGAGGAAGCGAACTCAGAGGACTAA
- a CDS encoding GNAT family N-acetyltransferase, whose protein sequence is MKRIRSKIEKARSQGLFRTLEVQFNRFVPPWIFRYSKGDIYDLSIQKLKSLGAKTRPDDRLIVRCLGPDSDENARTALRKFTWNSVPIKTTCNDIGYAVYDADDPGKLLAGLWAAPESFLENNLGVRFEFTKEQAWLYCAFVHADARGRGVYKRLISFAAADLEGRGFSQLLGIVQPWNRISRMMHEKQSRGIVGRMAAVRIGSLIWVSSIGNVIVDRSLITNPEDRPATVRVGRDCWREVGAKPGNILGDWIGRARVAKPF, encoded by the coding sequence ATGAAACGAATTCGCTCAAAAATTGAGAAGGCTCGATCCCAAGGATTGTTTCGAACGCTGGAAGTTCAATTCAATCGATTCGTGCCTCCGTGGATCTTTCGATACTCGAAAGGCGATATCTACGATCTGAGTATTCAGAAACTGAAATCATTGGGCGCGAAAACTCGACCCGACGACAGACTAATCGTGAGGTGCCTCGGCCCGGACTCCGATGAAAACGCGAGGACCGCGTTGCGAAAATTCACATGGAACTCGGTTCCGATTAAAACAACTTGCAACGACATTGGCTATGCCGTCTATGACGCAGATGATCCAGGTAAGTTGTTGGCAGGACTTTGGGCGGCTCCCGAAAGTTTTTTGGAGAACAATCTGGGAGTCAGGTTCGAGTTCACAAAGGAACAGGCTTGGCTGTATTGCGCTTTCGTTCACGCGGATGCACGGGGCCGCGGTGTATACAAGCGATTAATCTCTTTTGCTGCGGCCGATTTGGAGGGGCGTGGATTTTCCCAGTTGTTGGGTATCGTTCAGCCTTGGAATCGAATTTCTAGAATGATGCACGAAAAGCAAAGCCGCGGAATAGTTGGGCGGATGGCGGCGGTGCGAATTGGATCACTGATTTGGGTTTCGAGTATTGGAAACGTAATCGTTGACCGGAGCTTGATTACCAACCCAGAAGATCGACCGGCAACAGTAAGAGTGGGACGGGATTGTTGGCGTGAGGTTGGGGCAAAGCCGGGGAATATTTTGGGGGATTGGATTGGTAGAGCGCGGGTCGCGAAACCTTTTTGA
- a CDS encoding protein kinase domain-containing protein: MSADEPNENEDLSEESFAQIEEICDAFLVQLKTGEAEGYQNLVDSHPELAPQLESRLKIIEAVFRIATSDSKNGSDPKNGSESANGSGSQATSGDAEDGRLADDSEQSTFLNPHERIVYRQKAKRIGCPHCGNVVQLVEGAKAEVTCNSCGSNVTVDNEATATDLQNIPALIGRFQVIRLLGEGSFGAVFLAHDPQLRREVAIKAPRVGYFQTAGEEQRFLREAQSAAKLHHPNIVPVYEVSQDAKNPFIVSKFIDGITLGDLASNGLLTFKEIANLMIQICDAVNYAHENGVIHRDLKPGNLLVDHQKQAFVADFGLARRDDAEITMTVDGMILGTPAYMPPEQAAGMHDKVDARSDIYALGVVLYKLITRELPFSGTRRMLLHQVIHEEPRGPRKLNDNIPRDLETITLKAISKSPEARFQSAKELSDELRRWSSDQPIRSRPVSAAAKLWKWCRRNPVVATLCVSVAGLLMTGFLYAQYKAIREASLRSIADANAGEAIEQKKQSEARLHQIYQQKAHQAFDENRLIEAGHWYSKSLEIVDRESDRERVRMLFDRIPALQGAFPADSKVSAIVFEKDDRLLAIGTVEGEVQVVNLATREVVFRQKMDEPYPVFDIKFLLSGSSIAFRTSRSTVQIWDVENNRLVKEITHQDPAPVLVTDSEGKFLFTGGDGVAQIWNVQDASLVREFDQWEAIKDAIFIDDAKTLIVQTQGDFFEPTTNRSVCELSSTNIESGAVAWSQELPFPAKLSLTASGKRIVSVSQAKRVSIRDTVSGEQIGKTIEPPVASVTQCIQADDAQVTLIVDSDTVQTWDYLKAEQVGVPRKFDFDSKKVAHSRNGKVLAVAENDGSIRFLDRIDLTEVVSRVPNHDVSPRMVFDIAGNRIAIEGNGVVQIWNLAAGVPEYIEIPHEERVSEIRFSPDGKRFYTAGDNGLAMIWDCRTGERIGAEMKQEDSIRRCAISSDGQLFATASLDNQAMVWDAESGIPFGKSLPHPAAVTCLAFSPDNKRLITGCGDGTIYCWKISANLQQVPKPVFTISHESNVGTVRFDPSGKFIASSSHDGLEAGSNPARPSPDGSIRCWDAESGVAKYGPFKQPGIVLDYSFSPNGERLVSSHQNGSVCVWNVQTGEKLQLLDINSDAAHVEFPTESKIVTSDFSGRTILWEKRSDSFVKTNQLVHPIATDHNYFDIDTTLQRVAVCAGKESGKRGFLLLWQLDEDRLLAPAMVHPDNVLFAYFSPTGQQIGSVSQDGVARIWNLSATHTLSESANVFEVLHRLTQRDPRIPQNDFVSATNRILADENHLFEVGNLANRIWKKRFTTAGPSSAIEEN; this comes from the coding sequence ATGAGTGCTGACGAACCTAACGAGAACGAGGACTTGTCCGAGGAATCATTCGCGCAAATCGAAGAGATTTGTGACGCGTTTCTGGTTCAACTCAAGACTGGTGAAGCGGAGGGATATCAGAATCTCGTCGACTCACATCCTGAACTCGCACCGCAACTGGAAAGTCGCCTTAAAATCATTGAGGCGGTTTTTCGAATTGCGACTTCCGACTCCAAGAACGGATCCGACCCCAAGAACGGATCCGAATCTGCGAATGGATCTGGCTCACAAGCTACGTCGGGCGACGCAGAGGACGGTCGACTTGCTGACGATTCAGAGCAAAGCACGTTTCTGAATCCGCACGAACGAATCGTCTATCGCCAGAAAGCGAAACGAATCGGCTGCCCGCACTGCGGCAACGTCGTGCAATTGGTAGAGGGTGCCAAGGCGGAGGTCACTTGCAACAGTTGCGGCAGCAACGTGACGGTCGACAACGAGGCCACGGCTACCGATTTGCAGAACATTCCGGCCTTGATCGGACGGTTCCAAGTCATAAGGCTGCTTGGAGAAGGATCTTTCGGAGCGGTATTTCTCGCGCACGACCCTCAACTTCGGCGTGAAGTCGCGATCAAAGCGCCGCGAGTGGGCTATTTTCAGACCGCTGGCGAAGAACAGCGATTCCTTCGCGAGGCCCAGAGCGCGGCCAAACTTCACCACCCGAACATTGTCCCGGTCTACGAAGTTTCCCAAGACGCCAAGAATCCGTTCATCGTCAGCAAGTTCATCGACGGCATTACACTTGGCGACCTCGCGAGCAACGGGCTGCTGACGTTCAAAGAAATCGCGAATCTCATGATTCAGATCTGTGACGCGGTGAACTACGCGCACGAAAATGGCGTCATCCACAGAGATCTCAAACCTGGCAACTTGCTTGTTGACCACCAGAAACAGGCGTTTGTTGCTGATTTTGGGTTGGCCCGGCGCGACGACGCAGAAATTACCATGACCGTTGACGGGATGATCCTTGGAACGCCCGCTTATATGCCTCCCGAACAGGCGGCCGGTATGCACGATAAAGTCGACGCCAGAAGCGATATCTATGCGTTAGGTGTAGTGCTGTACAAGCTGATCACGAGAGAGCTTCCGTTTTCCGGAACGCGGCGGATGCTGTTGCATCAGGTTATCCACGAAGAACCTCGCGGCCCGCGAAAACTCAACGACAACATTCCTCGCGATCTCGAAACGATCACGCTCAAAGCGATCTCCAAGTCGCCAGAGGCCAGATTCCAGTCTGCCAAAGAGCTGTCGGATGAGCTGCGAAGATGGTCTTCGGACCAGCCCATCCGTTCACGTCCCGTCAGTGCTGCCGCAAAGCTGTGGAAATGGTGCCGAAGGAACCCTGTGGTGGCGACGCTTTGTGTTTCCGTCGCGGGACTTTTGATGACTGGTTTCCTATACGCCCAGTATAAAGCGATCCGCGAAGCGTCGCTGCGATCAATTGCCGATGCGAACGCGGGCGAAGCAATCGAACAAAAAAAGCAAAGTGAAGCGCGGCTGCACCAGATCTATCAGCAGAAAGCTCACCAGGCGTTTGACGAAAACCGATTGATCGAGGCAGGACACTGGTACTCAAAATCGCTGGAAATCGTGGATCGTGAAAGCGATCGTGAGCGAGTCCGAATGCTTTTTGACCGGATTCCGGCGTTACAGGGTGCCTTTCCGGCCGACTCAAAAGTGAGCGCGATCGTGTTCGAGAAAGATGACAGGTTGCTGGCCATTGGGACGGTCGAGGGAGAAGTCCAAGTCGTCAACCTCGCGACTCGAGAAGTCGTCTTCAGGCAAAAAATGGACGAACCCTATCCGGTTTTCGACATAAAATTCCTGCTGTCAGGCAGCTCGATTGCTTTTCGCACCTCCCGCAGCACCGTGCAAATCTGGGACGTGGAGAACAATCGGCTGGTCAAAGAAATCACTCATCAGGACCCGGCTCCGGTGCTAGTCACTGACTCAGAAGGTAAATTTCTGTTTACCGGTGGAGACGGCGTGGCGCAAATCTGGAATGTTCAGGACGCAAGCCTCGTTCGCGAATTTGACCAGTGGGAGGCAATCAAAGACGCCATTTTCATCGACGATGCGAAAACCCTGATTGTTCAAACTCAGGGAGATTTCTTCGAACCGACGACGAACCGCAGCGTCTGCGAACTTAGCTCAACGAATATCGAATCGGGCGCTGTCGCATGGTCCCAAGAGCTTCCCTTCCCAGCCAAACTGAGCCTCACGGCCTCCGGAAAACGGATTGTGTCGGTCAGCCAGGCAAAAAGGGTTAGTATCCGGGACACGGTTTCGGGCGAGCAAATTGGCAAAACGATTGAGCCTCCAGTTGCTTCCGTGACTCAATGCATCCAAGCCGACGACGCTCAGGTTACTCTCATCGTCGACAGCGATACGGTTCAGACGTGGGATTATTTGAAAGCAGAACAGGTCGGCGTGCCGCGGAAGTTCGATTTTGACTCAAAAAAGGTTGCCCACAGCCGTAACGGGAAAGTGCTCGCGGTTGCAGAGAACGACGGATCCATTCGGTTTCTTGATCGCATCGACCTGACCGAGGTCGTATCCCGCGTCCCCAACCACGACGTCTCGCCTCGGATGGTTTTCGACATAGCCGGAAATCGCATCGCGATTGAAGGCAACGGCGTCGTGCAAATCTGGAATCTGGCGGCAGGCGTTCCTGAATATATTGAAATTCCCCACGAAGAGCGGGTCTCCGAGATTCGATTCTCACCCGACGGAAAACGCTTTTACACCGCCGGAGACAACGGCCTTGCGATGATCTGGGACTGCCGAACCGGTGAGCGCATTGGGGCAGAAATGAAGCAAGAGGACTCGATCAGACGCTGCGCAATCAGCTCTGACGGACAACTTTTCGCGACGGCAAGCCTCGACAACCAAGCCATGGTTTGGGATGCGGAGTCAGGTATTCCATTTGGTAAATCTCTGCCGCACCCGGCCGCCGTCACATGCCTTGCCTTCAGCCCTGACAATAAACGGCTTATCACAGGTTGCGGAGACGGCACGATCTACTGCTGGAAAATCTCGGCAAACCTACAGCAAGTCCCCAAGCCAGTTTTCACGATATCGCACGAAAGCAATGTTGGAACCGTCAGGTTCGATCCCTCTGGCAAGTTCATCGCCAGTTCCAGCCATGACGGATTGGAAGCTGGATCGAACCCTGCGAGGCCCAGTCCAGACGGATCAATCCGATGCTGGGATGCCGAATCCGGCGTCGCGAAGTATGGCCCCTTCAAACAGCCCGGAATCGTACTCGACTACTCGTTTAGCCCGAACGGAGAACGGCTTGTCTCCAGCCACCAGAATGGGAGCGTTTGCGTGTGGAATGTTCAAACGGGGGAGAAACTCCAGTTGCTCGACATTAACTCGGATGCCGCTCACGTAGAATTCCCCACAGAATCAAAAATCGTCACCAGTGACTTTTCAGGCCGGACAATCCTGTGGGAAAAACGCTCCGACTCGTTCGTTAAAACGAACCAACTCGTTCATCCGATAGCGACCGATCACAACTACTTCGATATCGATACAACACTACAACGAGTCGCAGTCTGCGCCGGGAAGGAAAGTGGAAAGCGCGGGTTTCTATTGCTCTGGCAGCTAGACGAAGACCGACTGCTCGCTCCGGCGATGGTTCACCCAGACAACGTCCTGTTCGCATATTTCAGTCCGACCGGCCAACAAATAGGTTCCGTTTCTCAGGACGGCGTTGCCCGAATCTGGAATCTCTCCGCGACGCACACGTTGTCGGAATCGGCGAATGTTTTTGAAGTACTCCACCGGCTCACGCAGCGTGACCCTCGAATACCCCAAAACGACTTCGTCTCCGCGACCAACAGGATCCTCGCTGACGAGAACCACCTGTTCGAAGTCGGCAATCTTGCGAACCGCATCTGGAAGAAAAGGTTTACAACGGCAGGTCCATCAAGTGCCATTGAAGAAAATTGA
- a CDS encoding RNA polymerase sigma factor encodes MPDSFRSTIVNAQKGESSAVELIVAEFSDLIQRECSRYGLRQHPELSHADLYQETLVHVLRQINHFSQAEASEPRAAFEQWVRVTTRNRLSNLERHRNARKRFPANGFRKNDGAGTPPNEFRGTSKTASSIFENDEKHVRLKRAMNSRIDKRGKEVLLLRVVEGLTLKQIAICMSLSYDQVRYSYDQSLAELQKHLDR; translated from the coding sequence ATGCCTGACTCCTTTCGAAGCACGATCGTCAATGCTCAAAAAGGTGAAAGTTCAGCAGTCGAGTTAATTGTAGCTGAGTTTTCGGATTTGATTCAGCGAGAGTGTTCAAGATACGGGCTGAGGCAACATCCGGAACTGAGCCACGCTGACCTGTATCAGGAAACGTTGGTTCACGTGTTGAGACAGATCAATCATTTCAGCCAGGCCGAAGCCTCTGAACCTCGTGCTGCGTTTGAGCAATGGGTTCGTGTTACCACGAGGAACCGGTTGAGCAATCTTGAGCGGCATCGGAACGCGAGGAAACGCTTTCCGGCAAACGGATTTCGAAAGAATGACGGCGCAGGTACGCCACCTAACGAATTTCGGGGCACGTCGAAAACGGCCAGTTCGATTTTCGAGAACGATGAAAAACACGTACGGCTAAAGAGAGCCATGAACTCCCGAATTGACAAGCGGGGAAAAGAGGTACTACTCCTTCGCGTCGTCGAAGGACTCACATTGAAGCAGATCGCGATCTGCATGTCGTTGAGTTACGACCAGGTCCGGTATTCCTACGACCAATCGCTTGCCGAGCTCCAAAAACATTTGGACAGGTGA